A genomic stretch from Candidatus Bathyanammoxibius amoris includes:
- a CDS encoding NTPase: MLVKNILITGRPGVGKTMAIKRILSGCNVKPGGFYTEEIRVGGERKGFTVKTFDGKSGILAHKDNKNGPRVGRYGVDLESFESTALPGLEDAINSRRLVIIDEIGKMELFSRRFKGLVLEALDGPAPVLGVITESGNGFIRDIRQRKDVRLYRITPANRDGIIPDILKCLEELMETGE, translated from the coding sequence ATGCTGGTCAAAAACATACTGATAACCGGCAGGCCGGGTGTGGGAAAGACGATGGCGATTAAAAGGATACTATCCGGCTGCAACGTTAAACCGGGCGGATTTTACACAGAGGAGATAAGGGTAGGCGGGGAACGCAAGGGTTTTACGGTAAAGACGTTTGACGGGAAGAGCGGCATCCTTGCGCATAAAGACAACAAGAACGGTCCCAGGGTGGGAAGATACGGCGTGGACCTGGAAAGCTTCGAGTCTACGGCCCTCCCGGGGCTGGAAGACGCAATCAATAGTAGAAGGCTTGTGATCATAGACGAAATAGGCAAGATGGAACTGTTTTCCCGCAGGTTTAAGGGCCTGGTGTTGGAGGCACTGGATGGGCCTGCGCCCGTCCTGGGGGTCATTACCGAGTCCGGAAACGGGTTCATCAGAGACATCAGGCAAAGAAAGGACGTCAGACTCTACAGGATTACCCCGGCGAACAGAGACGGCATAATCCCGGACATACTAAAATGTCTGGAGGAGCTTATGGAGACCGGGGAATAA
- a CDS encoding cytidine deaminase has translation MNELVKQAREARTRSYSPYSRFAVGAAVRTGSGKVYLGCNIENCSYGLTVCAERTAIYNAVADGATDFEALAIFTEAGELTPPCGACRQVLSEFSRDLVIILANPGEQKELKLSELLPMPFNRQSF, from the coding sequence ATGAATGAGCTGGTAAAACAGGCACGGGAGGCAAGGACGCGTTCCTACAGCCCGTACAGCCGCTTCGCGGTGGGTGCCGCCGTCAGGACAGGGTCCGGCAAGGTTTACCTGGGGTGCAACATCGAGAACTGTTCCTACGGCCTTACCGTATGTGCGGAGAGAACGGCCATCTACAACGCCGTCGCGGACGGGGCAACGGACTTCGAGGCACTGGCCATATTTACCGAGGCCGGGGAGCTGACACCGCCCTGCGGGGCGTGCAGACAGGTGCTTTCGGAATTTTCCCGGGATTTAGTCATCATCCTTGCAAACCCCGGGGAACAGAAAGAACTGAAACTCTCCGAACTCTTGCCAATGCCGTTTAACAGGCAGAGTTTCTAG
- a CDS encoding purine-nucleoside phosphorylase, whose translation MTDLYEQLQESIRYIRSRSSDRPKVGVILGTGWQEFTKQLSPSTTIRYRDIPHLLPQHRKKENGALITGKLGEMPLACLNERFHLYQGLSARDVAHPVRVLCHLGIKTLFVTNAAGGIKRGFKKGDLMLITDHINMTMQSPATGVEDDRIGDQFTDMTRAYDPVLIKMATNAAKALRMKVKKGVYLGVCGPSFETPAEIAMFGKMGADAVGMSTVTDVIAARQMGVRVCGLSCITNKAAGLGPQKLTEEEVHVVMNEVQTGAFQLLREMIISSTDVFD comes from the coding sequence ATGACAGATCTCTATGAACAACTACAGGAATCCATTAGGTATATTCGATCCCGGTCCTCCGACAGGCCAAAAGTGGGGGTTATACTCGGCACCGGGTGGCAGGAATTTACGAAACAGCTAAGTCCGTCCACTACAATAAGATATCGTGACATACCGCACCTCCTGCCTCAACACCGCAAAAAAGAGAACGGGGCGCTGATAACAGGAAAGCTTGGTGAAATGCCGCTGGCCTGCCTGAACGAGAGGTTTCACCTCTACCAGGGGCTTTCAGCCCGGGATGTGGCCCATCCGGTAAGGGTGTTATGCCATCTGGGGATAAAGACGCTCTTTGTGACCAACGCCGCCGGTGGTATAAAGCGAGGGTTCAAAAAAGGCGATTTAATGCTGATTACTGATCATATAAACATGACTATGCAAAGTCCCGCAACAGGCGTGGAGGATGACAGGATTGGGGACCAATTTACTGATATGACGAGGGCCTATGACCCCGTACTCATAAAAATGGCGACAAACGCCGCAAAGGCCCTCAGGATGAAGGTCAAGAAGGGTGTATATTTGGGCGTGTGCGGTCCCAGCTTTGAGACACCCGCAGAGATAGCGATGTTCGGGAAGATGGGGGCAGACGCGGTCGGTATGTCAACCGTGACAGACGTCATCGCTGCCAGACAGATGGGCGTAAGGGTCTGTGGCCTCTCCTGCATAACAAACAAGGCCGCGGGACTCGGGCCACAGAAACTGACGGAGGAAGAGGTTCACGTCGTCATGAACGAAGTACAGACCGGGGCATTCCAACTGCTCAGGGAGATGATCATTTCAAGCACAGACGTTTTCGACTAG
- the surE gene encoding 5'/3'-nucleotidase SurE: MRILLTNDDGIYATGIAAINKTLREIGDVVTVAPEAEQSGTGHSITWAHPLRYRKVYAKNKFFGYAISGSPADCVKLGVMGIMKELPDLVVSGINLGANVGIHVLYSGTVASAIEGAILGIPSVAVSVDVSGYTDLEYAAVVARDIIKEIMKNKLPKCTLINVNIPSLRREEIKGIRFTRQCTHGFEESVDERKDPGGRTYYWLVGGMEVAVEEEGTDIQSINDGYISITPLRYDLTDHNLLKSISSWNWKAVEEDVCKFKGITK, from the coding sequence ATGCGGATATTACTGACAAACGATGACGGGATTTACGCAACGGGCATAGCGGCCATAAACAAGACGCTTAGGGAGATAGGCGACGTGGTGACGGTAGCGCCGGAGGCGGAACAGAGTGGGACGGGTCATTCCATAACCTGGGCCCATCCGCTGCGGTACCGCAAGGTCTATGCGAAGAATAAGTTCTTCGGATATGCCATCAGCGGTTCACCCGCCGACTGTGTTAAGCTGGGAGTTATGGGCATTATGAAGGAATTGCCTGACCTCGTTGTCTCAGGGATAAACCTGGGGGCGAACGTGGGGATACACGTGCTTTACTCCGGGACTGTTGCTTCCGCCATCGAGGGCGCGATACTGGGCATCCCGTCCGTGGCCGTGTCGGTTGATGTTTCAGGATACACGGATCTCGAGTACGCGGCTGTTGTTGCTAGGGACATCATAAAGGAAATAATGAAGAACAAGCTCCCGAAGTGTACGCTCATAAACGTGAATATCCCGTCTTTAAGACGGGAAGAAATTAAGGGGATCAGGTTTACCCGTCAGTGCACACACGGTTTTGAGGAGAGTGTTGATGAACGCAAGGACCCCGGGGGCAGGACGTACTACTGGCTGGTGGGCGGTATGGAAGTGGCCGTGGAAGAAGAGGGTACGGATATACAGTCGATTAATGACGGCTACATATCCATCACGCCCCTGCGCTATGACCTGACGGACCATAATCTGCTTAAGAGCATAAGCTCATGGAACTGGAAGGCTGTGGAAGAAGACGTTTGTAAATTTAAGGGGATAACTAAATAG
- a CDS encoding L-threonylcarbamoyladenylate synthase, with protein MHTKLFDTKDITHYRDNINKAAAALRKGELVAFPTETVYGIGANARDRDAVATLYDVKHRPRGKEFAHLISSPDDIRNLVENVPVYATILMKEFWPGPLTIVFSNTGKSDIGIRFPGHKVAQDLVRQAGVPLVATSANVSGNPPATDAQKVREYFSGKVAIILDGGPSTIKTPSTVVKVSQDSCVVLREGAIPEERIINCLSTKVEVN; from the coding sequence ATGCATACTAAATTATTTGACACAAAAGATATAACTCATTACAGAGACAACATTAATAAGGCCGCCGCGGCCCTGAGGAAAGGCGAACTGGTTGCCTTTCCCACAGAGACAGTCTACGGCATCGGGGCCAATGCCCGGGACCGTGACGCCGTAGCGACGCTGTACGACGTCAAGCATAGGCCACGCGGGAAAGAGTTTGCACATCTCATCTCAAGTCCGGATGATATCCGGAACCTTGTGGAAAACGTGCCCGTTTATGCCACAATCCTGATGAAGGAATTCTGGCCCGGACCACTCACTATCGTATTCTCCAACACAGGTAAAAGTGACATAGGCATACGGTTCCCGGGACACAAAGTCGCGCAAGACCTGGTGAGACAGGCAGGGGTCCCCCTGGTCGCCACCAGCGCAAACGTGTCCGGCAACCCGCCCGCAACGGACGCACAAAAGGTCCGGGAATATTTCAGCGGCAAGGTGGCAATAATTCTGGACGGCGGCCCAAGCACAATAAAGACCCCGTCCACCGTAGTTAAGGTCTCCCAGGATTCCTGCGTTGTGCTCCGTGAAGGCGCTATCCCGGAAGAGCGAATCATAAACTGTCTTAGTACAAAGGTTGAGGTAAATTAA
- a CDS encoding fused MFS/spermidine synthase: protein MSSHGKKTLFPLIAAVVLIGAHATIAQVLLVRELLVVFYGNELCLGVIFGAWLLGVAIGAGIGAKLTRKVENSLVVFLFLLLALCLLLPVQVSIIRLLRYIIHVPYGQQISILSLIWSSPLIIMPFSFVIGFIFPFSVSVFKGFTRGGATDIGAVYILESIGSLIGGVVFTFVLAPRAASYEIMAIFIAVVLTNLLILTFLTRTFPSRKVLLGTTISLLAVSLSLILSGGVSRLESFFVEKRWESFNPNIKLIESVDSRYQNIVLGKEHDQYSVYNNGQYAFAFPNLYEYGPMAHLILSEHPSPKRILLISGGIGGLISEMLKYPLEEVHYIELDPKLLEITRPYLSGEDRAALADERVTVFPVDGRYFVKTAKGKYKYDLVFINVPDPSTAALNRFYTREFFEEVKELLEPDGVLVASIGSAVVYLGEVVGSYTGSIYKTLLEVFPYVIVTPGQTNYYFASSEPDVITTDLDTLIARYNGRNIETTVFSQYHFLPYLEPGQVKFMKERLDSRKDVLPINTDSKPVTYFYNLLLWDQFSGGQLQGVLRSLGMLKLWYFLAAIGVFLVIRLSTTKFTHGNISREKKFNSIFAIATTGFAAIALEIILIFAFQNIYGYVYEMIGLIVALFMMGLAIGAYISNTVILKKQRDWLRILMYIVGGMVAYSLVIIPFIKWYPFLHAESAVLFMVLIIIPGVITGLEFPIASRIYLDEDRDSGRTAGLIDGADHLGAFAGAALTGIVLVPIMGVTGSCVIVAALNVASLVLLSALVIKMGTARKPS from the coding sequence ATGTCGTCTCATGGCAAAAAGACCTTGTTTCCGCTGATAGCGGCGGTAGTCCTCATCGGCGCCCATGCCACTATCGCACAGGTGCTGCTGGTAAGGGAGCTACTGGTAGTATTCTACGGAAACGAGCTCTGCCTCGGGGTGATATTCGGTGCCTGGCTCCTCGGTGTGGCCATCGGGGCGGGCATAGGCGCAAAACTGACAAGGAAGGTCGAGAACAGCCTTGTCGTTTTCCTGTTCCTCCTGCTTGCACTGTGCCTACTTTTGCCGGTGCAGGTGTCGATTATCAGGCTGCTTAGATACATAATCCACGTGCCCTACGGCCAGCAGATCTCCATCCTGTCGCTTATATGGTCCTCACCGCTCATCATCATGCCGTTCAGTTTTGTCATCGGGTTTATCTTTCCATTTTCCGTGTCCGTCTTCAAGGGGTTTACCCGCGGCGGAGCTACGGACATCGGGGCGGTGTATATACTGGAATCCATCGGCAGTCTCATAGGAGGGGTTGTGTTTACCTTTGTACTGGCTCCCAGGGCCGCTTCGTATGAGATTATGGCAATTTTCATCGCCGTGGTCCTGACAAACCTGCTCATACTCACATTCCTTACCCGGACCTTCCCGTCCAGAAAGGTGTTGCTGGGAACGACCATCTCACTCCTGGCCGTCTCGCTGTCCCTTATCCTCTCCGGCGGCGTTAGCCGGCTGGAGTCGTTCTTTGTTGAAAAGAGGTGGGAGTCGTTTAACCCGAACATAAAGTTGATTGAGTCCGTGGATTCCAGGTACCAGAATATCGTACTCGGCAAGGAGCATGACCAGTACAGTGTATACAACAACGGGCAGTACGCGTTCGCGTTTCCGAACCTGTATGAGTACGGGCCCATGGCCCACCTGATACTTTCAGAGCATCCATCCCCCAAACGCATACTCCTTATCAGCGGCGGCATCGGTGGTCTGATAAGCGAGATGCTCAAATATCCCCTTGAGGAGGTCCATTATATAGAACTGGACCCAAAACTCCTGGAGATTACAAGACCGTATCTCTCCGGGGAGGACAGGGCCGCGCTGGCCGACGAGAGGGTGACGGTATTCCCGGTAGACGGACGCTATTTCGTGAAAACCGCCAAGGGTAAATACAAATACGACCTCGTATTCATTAACGTCCCCGACCCCTCGACCGCCGCACTGAACCGCTTTTATACGCGAGAATTTTTTGAGGAGGTGAAAGAGCTGCTTGAACCGGACGGCGTACTGGTAGCCTCTATCGGCTCCGCCGTAGTATATCTTGGCGAGGTGGTGGGGAGCTATACGGGTTCTATATATAAAACCCTCCTGGAGGTCTTTCCGTACGTGATAGTAACACCCGGCCAGACAAACTACTATTTTGCCTCCTCGGAGCCGGACGTGATAACTACAGACCTGGATACGCTAATCGCAAGGTATAACGGGCGTAACATAGAGACGACCGTGTTCTCTCAATATCACTTCCTGCCCTATCTGGAACCCGGGCAGGTCAAGTTCATGAAAGAACGCCTGGACAGCAGAAAAGATGTCTTGCCAATAAACACCGACTCAAAACCCGTCACCTACTTCTACAACCTGCTGCTGTGGGACCAGTTTTCCGGCGGGCAGCTGCAGGGGGTCCTGAGGTCTCTGGGCATGCTGAAGCTGTGGTACTTCCTGGCCGCCATTGGGGTGTTCCTTGTGATAAGACTTTCCACCACAAAGTTTACGCACGGCAATATCTCAAGAGAGAAAAAGTTCAACAGCATCTTTGCCATCGCCACAACCGGGTTCGCCGCAATAGCCCTCGAAATCATATTGATATTCGCCTTTCAGAACATCTATGGCTACGTCTACGAGATGATAGGTCTTATTGTGGCATTGTTTATGATGGGCCTCGCCATCGGCGCTTATATCAGCAATACCGTGATACTCAAAAAACAGCGCGACTGGCTCAGGATTCTTATGTATATCGTGGGTGGTATGGTGGCGTACTCCCTGGTTATTATTCCGTTTATCAAGTGGTACCCCTTTCTGCATGCCGAATCCGCCGTTCTTTTTATGGTACTCATAATAATCCCCGGCGTCATTACCGGCCTTGAGTTTCCCATAGCGAGCCGTATATATCTGGATGAAGACAGGGATTCCGGGCGGACGGCGGGGTTGATAGACGGCGCCGACCACCTGGGGGCGTTTGCCGGGGCGGCGCTAACGGGAATAGTCCTGGTACCCATCATGGGTGTAACTGGCTCGTGTGTAATCGTCGCAGCCCTCAACGTCGCCAGTCTCGTTCTGCTTTCCGCGCTGGTTATTAAAATGGGGACTGCCCGTAAGCCGTCCTGA
- the rpiB gene encoding ribose 5-phosphate isomerase B — protein MKIAVASDHRGYEFKTMLCQLLSQHNHTVVDYGTNSASESVDYPDFASKAARAVSRKECDRGILVCGSGIGMSLAANKINGVRAVVAHDLYSAEMSRRHNDSNVLCLGADLIAPAAMATKIVQVWLDTEFEGERHARRVQKITDLEGS, from the coding sequence GTGAAGATAGCGGTCGCATCAGACCACAGGGGATATGAGTTTAAGACGATGTTATGCCAGCTGTTGTCACAACATAATCATACCGTAGTCGATTACGGCACGAACAGCGCCTCAGAATCGGTCGACTATCCTGACTTTGCCTCCAAGGCGGCCAGGGCCGTATCACGTAAGGAATGTGACCGCGGCATCCTGGTATGCGGGTCGGGTATAGGCATGTCACTTGCCGCCAACAAGATTAACGGTGTTCGGGCCGTAGTGGCTCACGACCTCTACAGCGCAGAGATGAGCCGCAGGCATAACGACTCCAACGTCTTATGCCTTGGCGCCGACCTGATTGCGCCGGCCGCTATGGCGACAAAGATAGTCCAGGTATGGCTCGACACGGAGTTTGAGGGAGAGAGGCATGCCAGAAGGGTACAAAAGATAACAGACCTGGAGGGGTCATGA
- the thyX gene encoding FAD-dependent thymidylate synthase — MTPSTTSKASPALQKGAQLKVVLLTHTPEPEKLVAQAAKLCYSPSTVEELREKIEKRDQHKFVAKLISMGHMSPIEHIAFSFGVEGISRACTHQLVRHRLASYSQQSQRYVGKHSKKGGGSFDFIVPPSVIEAGKKEWFEEKMAELQAWYDELLEALGDRGESTYEDARFLLPNAAETKIIITMNARELLHFFKVRCCNRAQWEIREMAIEMLRIVRGIAPSIFGNAGPSCVRGPCGEGPLTCGKIDEVREEFRNLQ; from the coding sequence ATGACCCCGTCTACAACCTCTAAAGCCAGTCCCGCCCTTCAAAAAGGCGCCCAGCTCAAAGTAGTTCTGCTTACACACACCCCCGAGCCGGAAAAACTTGTCGCGCAGGCGGCAAAACTCTGCTACAGCCCGTCTACCGTCGAAGAATTAAGGGAGAAAATCGAGAAAAGGGACCAACACAAATTCGTCGCGAAACTGATCTCCATGGGACATATGTCACCCATAGAGCACATAGCATTCAGCTTCGGCGTAGAGGGTATATCCCGCGCATGCACACATCAACTCGTAAGGCACAGACTGGCCTCCTATTCACAGCAGAGCCAGCGTTACGTGGGCAAACACTCCAAAAAAGGCGGCGGGTCGTTCGATTTCATCGTGCCTCCCAGCGTAATCGAGGCGGGGAAAAAGGAGTGGTTTGAGGAAAAAATGGCAGAGCTTCAGGCATGGTACGATGAGCTGTTAGAGGCATTGGGTGACCGGGGGGAGTCTACATATGAGGACGCGCGCTTCCTCCTTCCCAACGCGGCTGAGACAAAGATCATTATCACCATGAACGCACGCGAACTGCTTCACTTTTTTAAGGTCCGGTGCTGTAACCGTGCCCAATGGGAGATAAGAGAAATGGCCATAGAGATGTTGCGCATTGTCAGGGGGATTGCGCCATCCATCTTTGGCAATGCCGGCCCGTCCTGCGTGCGGGGCCCGTGCGGTGAAGGCCCGCTCACCTGCGGCAAAATCGATGAAGTAAGAGAGGAATTTAGGAACCTTCAGTAA
- a CDS encoding FAD-binding protein, translating to MIKESMPKLKERTLSQDVLGELIRAVGKEHVLTNIETLVCYSYDATATRQRALPNVVVKASSTEEVSAVVKVADKNTIPIYPCGARSGLSGGSIPVYGGIALDTTRMDRILEINEKDLIATVEPGVITRRFQDEVAKHKLFYPPDPGSAEFSTLGGNVAECSGGMAGIKYGVTRDYVLSLKVVLPDGRVINTGKKTWRTVAGYDLTRLFVGSEGTLGIFTGITVKLIPLPEKLETVLAYFHSTGDAMDAADGIILEQGVIPKTLEFVDTICINSIRGYGGVEIPEKARALLLVDVDGDSQVVRKQRLRVEEACKKNNAFHTVVTEDMEQREALWAVRRVISPALFKVSGRKLNEDVCVPRSKVKEVSEAAYALAKEFSIDTACFGHIGDGNVHINFLYGEGDEQQAKVDEMLDRIMEKVISLGGTITGEHGIGTAKAKHLPWEIPRVELELMKSLKKLIDPKNIMNPGKIFES from the coding sequence ATGATAAAAGAGTCTATGCCAAAACTAAAGGAACGAACGCTGTCACAGGACGTCCTGGGCGAGCTCATACGCGCGGTGGGTAAGGAGCACGTGCTCACCAACATAGAGACACTCGTGTGCTACTCCTATGACGCAACCGCAACCCGGCAGAGGGCCCTGCCCAACGTCGTTGTCAAGGCTTCCTCCACGGAAGAGGTGTCGGCCGTAGTCAAGGTGGCCGATAAGAATACCATACCGATTTACCCGTGCGGGGCGCGTTCGGGGCTTTCTGGCGGGTCTATACCCGTCTATGGCGGAATAGCGCTGGACACAACAAGAATGGACCGCATCCTGGAGATAAACGAGAAGGACCTCATCGCCACCGTGGAGCCAGGCGTGATAACCAGGCGGTTCCAGGATGAGGTTGCAAAGCATAAGCTGTTCTATCCGCCGGACCCGGGCAGCGCCGAATTCTCCACACTGGGCGGCAATGTGGCGGAGTGCTCAGGTGGTATGGCGGGTATAAAATACGGGGTTACCCGCGACTACGTACTTTCGCTCAAAGTTGTCCTGCCGGACGGGAGGGTCATAAACACTGGCAAGAAGACCTGGAGGACCGTGGCCGGATACGACCTTACAAGGCTGTTTGTCGGCTCAGAAGGCACCCTCGGCATCTTTACCGGGATAACGGTTAAGCTCATACCTCTTCCGGAAAAGCTGGAGACCGTGTTGGCCTATTTCCACTCTACGGGCGACGCCATGGACGCGGCCGACGGGATAATACTGGAACAAGGCGTAATCCCAAAGACCCTTGAGTTCGTGGACACCATATGCATCAATTCCATCAGAGGTTACGGCGGAGTAGAGATACCAGAGAAAGCCAGGGCCCTGCTCCTTGTGGACGTAGACGGTGACTCCCAGGTAGTAAGGAAGCAGCGCCTTCGCGTAGAAGAGGCGTGTAAGAAGAACAACGCGTTCCATACGGTCGTTACTGAAGACATGGAGCAGCGTGAGGCCCTGTGGGCCGTCAGGAGGGTCATATCGCCGGCCCTGTTCAAGGTCTCCGGCAGAAAGCTCAATGAAGACGTCTGTGTCCCGAGGAGCAAGGTAAAGGAGGTCTCCGAGGCCGCCTACGCCCTGGCCAAAGAGTTCTCTATAGATACGGCATGCTTCGGCCACATAGGCGACGGCAACGTTCACATCAACTTCCTCTACGGGGAGGGGGACGAACAGCAGGCCAAGGTGGATGAGATGCTGGACCGCATCATGGAGAAGGTAATCTCTCTGGGCGGCACCATCACCGGGGAACACGGAATCGGCACGGCAAAGGCAAAGCACCTCCCGTGGGAGATTCCACGCGTAGAACTGGAGCTGATGAAGTCGCTGAAAAAGCTGATAGACCCCAAGAACATCATGAACCCCGGAAAAATCTTTGAGTCTTAA
- the amrS gene encoding AmmeMemoRadiSam system radical SAM enzyme, whose product MKRSSSVSRRDFLKAGITAAGAMCMGCPGVALAASESAAGAIITGQKDGEFPLYEAMYYKKLEDDRVECELCPKACQVADLERGYCGVRENRGGTYHTLVHSRVCALHIDPIEKKPFFHYLPGTDAVSVATAGCNVECRFCQNWQISQFRPEQVDSIKLTPEDVVEHAKMRHSPTIAYTYTEPVIFYEFMYDTARVGREQGITSVVVSNGYIKEEPLIELCKYLDAVKIDLKAFSEKFYKETCSGELKPVLETLVTLKKLGMWFEIVVLIVPTLNDSEEEIKNMCAWVYAELGPDVPIHFSRFHPTYKIKNLPPTPVPTLVRARGIAQEAGLNYPYIGNVSGHHGESTYCPDCKEVVIKRVGYTIIRNTITDGKCGNCRHPIAGVWELKG is encoded by the coding sequence ATGAAGAGAAGTAGCTCGGTCTCAAGAAGGGATTTTCTCAAGGCCGGGATAACCGCGGCGGGCGCGATGTGTATGGGTTGCCCAGGGGTGGCCCTGGCGGCCTCGGAATCAGCCGCCGGCGCCATAATAACCGGCCAGAAGGACGGCGAGTTCCCGCTCTACGAGGCGATGTACTATAAGAAGCTGGAGGACGACCGGGTAGAGTGCGAGCTTTGTCCCAAGGCGTGTCAGGTGGCTGACCTGGAGAGGGGCTACTGCGGCGTTAGAGAGAACCGCGGCGGCACGTACCACACGCTCGTCCACTCGCGCGTCTGCGCGTTACATATTGACCCTATCGAAAAGAAACCGTTTTTCCACTATCTGCCAGGCACCGATGCGGTTTCAGTCGCTACCGCGGGCTGCAACGTGGAGTGCAGGTTCTGTCAGAACTGGCAGATTTCACAGTTCCGGCCCGAACAGGTGGACAGCATAAAACTCACCCCGGAAGACGTCGTGGAACATGCAAAAATGCGCCACTCTCCCACCATCGCATACACATACACGGAACCGGTCATCTTCTATGAGTTTATGTACGACACGGCAAGGGTGGGGAGAGAACAAGGGATTACCAGTGTGGTGGTGTCAAACGGTTATATAAAAGAAGAACCCCTCATCGAGCTGTGTAAGTACCTTGACGCGGTCAAGATTGACCTCAAGGCTTTTAGCGAGAAATTCTACAAAGAGACCTGCAGCGGGGAGCTTAAACCCGTGCTGGAGACCCTGGTGACATTGAAAAAACTTGGGATGTGGTTCGAGATAGTGGTACTCATCGTGCCCACCCTGAACGACAGTGAGGAAGAAATAAAGAATATGTGCGCGTGGGTATATGCGGAACTGGGACCTGACGTACCCATCCATTTCTCGCGCTTCCATCCCACCTACAAGATAAAGAACCTTCCGCCCACCCCCGTACCCACGCTGGTCAGGGCACGGGGCATTGCCCAGGAGGCCGGTCTGAACTATCCGTATATCGGCAATGTATCGGGTCACCATGGCGAGAGCACTTATTGCCCCGATTGCAAAGAAGTAGTCATCAAGAGAGTGGGCTACACCATCATCCGCAACACCATAACGGACGGCAAGTGCGGCAACTGCCGTCATCCCATCGCCGGCGTGTGGGAGCTCAAGGGCTAA